One window of Papaver somniferum cultivar HN1 chromosome 9, ASM357369v1, whole genome shotgun sequence genomic DNA carries:
- the LOC113314301 gene encoding transcription factor RAX2-like: MGRAPCCDKANVKKGPWSPEEDTKLKEYIEKYGTGGNWIALPQKAGLKRCGKSCRLRWLNYLRPNLKHGEFSDAEDRIICNLFATIGSRWSIIAAQLPGRTDNDIKNYWNTKLKKKIMGAVTTTNNPSLVTHRSKPPNPNNFLSSALHQTPTTPMSSSIFHGGNNCFYDSTTQTRSFMDLLDESINPRSNPMNNINHTTSTSVVQSNYHCQDQGLMGTIHNNLLMFGTSGTNEQLSCSSSDGSCSNHISYGNNKEYENGNNHVNVTTSRSIGTAKNGEMMMENYYYTGGESVEEENQKFIFGNDHHGFNGWSTSTTTHHQKQNGLIWEDNHELGFGSEQMKQLIVSNNNNSSVFSSDENKTQGKVMYF; this comes from the exons ATGGGGAGAGCACCTTGTTGTGACAAAGCAAATGTGAAGAAAGGGCCATGGTCACCAGAAGAAGATACAAAGTTGAAAGAGTATATAGAGAAGTATGGTACTGGTGGGAATTGGATTGCTTTACCACAAAAAGCTG GCTTGAAGAGATGTGGAAAGAGTTGTAGATTAAGATGGCTTAACTATCTGAGACCTAATTTAAAACATGGAGAATTCTCTGATGCTGAAGATAGAATCATTTGCAACCTCTTTGCCACTATTGGAAGCAG GTGGTCAATAATTGCTGCACAGTTACCTGGAAGAACTGATAATGATATCAAGAACTACTGGAATACCAAACTCAAGAAGAAAATCATGGGAGCAGTTACTACTACTAATAACCCATCGCTAGTAACTCATAGATCAAAACCACCTAACCCTAATAATTTTCTATCTTCTGCTCTTCATCAAACACCTACAACACCTATGTCATCATCAATATTTCATGGAGGTAACAACTGTTTTTATGACTCCACTACTCAAACTAGATCATTTATGGATCTACTAGATGAGTCCATTAATCCAAGATCAAATCCTATGAACAATATTAATCACACCACTAGTACttctgttgttcaatcaaattatCATTGTCAAGATCAGGGTTTAATGGGTACCATTCACAATAATCTACTTATGTTTGGGACTAGTGGTACTAATGAGCAACTCAGTTGTAGTTCTTCTGATGGAAGTTGCAGCAATCATATCAGCTATGGAAATAATAAAGAGTATGAAAATGGTAATAATCATGTCAATGTTACCACTAGTAGAAGTATTGGTACTGCTAAAAATGGTGAAATGATGATGGAAAATTATTACTACACTGGAGGAGAATctgtagaagaagaaaaccaaaagttcATTTTTGGTAATGATCATCATGGGTTTAATGGATGGAGTACTAGTACTACTACTCATCATCAGAAGCAAAATGGGTTAATATGGGAAGATAatcatgaattagggtttgggtctGAACAAATGAAGCAACTTATTGTCAGTAATAATAACAATAGTAGTGTCTTTAGCAGTGATGAAAACAAGACACAAGGTAAAGTCATGTACTTCTGA